The following are encoded together in the Blautia obeum ATCC 29174 genome:
- a CDS encoding carbohydrate ABC transporter permease encodes MNSRKKGMTLVAKQRTAGWLFLAPASIMIAVMSFYPMIRAFIISLQTGAGANMRFADPIFSNYKRILADKVFQQSIVNTFLYLIIQVPIMLILAILLAQLLNNKDLKLRGFFRTCVFLPCATSLVSYSLIFRSMFATDGLINSILIKLGILSTGYNFLGNSTSAKIVIILALIWRWTGYNMVFYLAGLQNIEYSVYEAAKIDGANGWKTFWKITVPLLKPTIIMTFIMSINGTLQLFDESVNLTKGGPANSTITMSHYIYNTCFINVPNFGYASAMSFIIFIMVAVLAFINLKVGDTRD; translated from the coding sequence ATGAATTCCAGGAAAAAAGGTATGACTCTGGTTGCAAAACAGAGAACTGCAGGATGGCTTTTCCTTGCACCTGCATCCATTATGATCGCAGTCATGAGTTTCTATCCAATGATCCGTGCATTCATTATTTCACTGCAGACCGGAGCAGGCGCAAACATGAGATTTGCAGATCCGATCTTCAGTAACTACAAGCGTATTCTTGCAGACAAAGTATTCCAGCAGTCTATTGTAAATACGTTCCTTTATCTGATCATTCAGGTGCCGATCATGCTGATACTGGCAATTCTTCTGGCACAGCTTTTAAATAACAAAGATCTGAAACTCAGAGGATTTTTCCGTACATGTGTATTTCTTCCATGTGCAACATCCCTGGTTTCCTACTCACTGATTTTCCGTTCCATGTTTGCAACAGATGGTCTGATCAACAGTATCCTGATCAAACTTGGAATCTTATCAACCGGCTACAACTTCCTGGGAAATTCCACCAGTGCCAAGATTGTGATCATCCTGGCTCTGATCTGGAGATGGACAGGCTACAACATGGTATTCTATCTTGCTGGTCTTCAGAATATTGAATATTCTGTATATGAAGCAGCAAAGATCGATGGTGCCAACGGCTGGAAGACTTTCTGGAAGATCACTGTTCCGCTTCTGAAACCGACAATTATCATGACCTTCATCATGTCAATCAATGGTACACTGCAATTGTTTGATGAGTCTGTCAACCTGACAAAAGGTGGCCCGGCAAACTCCACAATCACAATGTCCCACTATATTTACAACACATGCTTTATTAACGTACCGAACTTTGGATATGCATCAGCGATGTCATTTATCATATTCATCATGGTAGCTGTGCTTGCATTTATCAACTTGAAAGTAGGTGATACACGTGACTAA
- a CDS encoding carbohydrate ABC transporter permease, protein MTKKNKSAIQRRLIPTYIFLIIVSFISVFPLYWMISAATNTSTDVSRGRILPGSHFMENFHNLTAQQPLWRALGNSFFYAILTTVICLLICSIAGYGFEVYHDKGKDRLFSVLLLAMMVPQVATMVPLFKMFSKAGLLNTAVGFILPIISTPFMIMMFRQNARSFPVDIIEAARIDGLSEVRIFFQMFIPTMKSTYAAAAVITFMNAWNSYLWPKVIMTDNKAMTMPMLIANLITGYVTDYGMLMCGVLFCSIPTMIVFFVLQKQFAEGITGAVK, encoded by the coding sequence GTGACTAAGAAAAACAAATCAGCCATTCAGAGAAGATTGATTCCTACTTATATTTTTCTGATCATCGTGTCATTTATTTCTGTATTCCCGTTATACTGGATGATCTCAGCTGCGACAAATACATCAACAGATGTATCCCGTGGACGTATCCTTCCGGGAAGTCATTTTATGGAAAACTTCCACAATCTGACAGCTCAGCAGCCACTGTGGAGAGCACTTGGAAACTCGTTTTTCTATGCAATCCTTACCACAGTGATCTGTCTTCTGATCTGCTCTATCGCAGGATATGGATTTGAAGTTTATCATGACAAAGGAAAAGACAGACTGTTCTCCGTGCTGCTTCTTGCAATGATGGTTCCGCAGGTTGCAACCATGGTTCCGTTGTTCAAAATGTTCTCCAAAGCAGGACTTCTGAATACAGCAGTTGGTTTTATCCTTCCAATCATTTCTACACCATTTATGATCATGATGTTCCGTCAGAACGCAAGATCATTCCCGGTAGATATTATCGAAGCAGCTCGTATTGATGGACTGAGCGAAGTAAGGATCTTCTTCCAGATGTTCATTCCTACAATGAAATCTACATATGCAGCTGCAGCTGTTATTACCTTCATGAACGCATGGAACTCTTACCTGTGGCCGAAGGTAATCATGACAGATAATAAGGCAATGACAATGCCAATGTTGATCGCCAACCTGATCACAGGTTATGTAACAGACTATGGTATGCTGATGTGCGGCGTATTGTTCTGTTCCATCCCGACCATGATCGTCTTCTTCGTACTGCAGAAACAGTTCGCAGAAGGTATTACCGGTGCTGTCAAGTAA